A window of the Streptomyces sp. NBC_00250 genome harbors these coding sequences:
- a CDS encoding MMPL family transporter, translated as MRRKPATVRIARWSATHPWTAIGLWVVFVALCLFLGGAAGTNKISDEESGVGESGRAGRITASGHFTEKPEENVLITAAHGGKVDVATARQAAAELTGRMRALPEVESVGTAFPSPDGTALLLPVTMTGDTENADTRVQPLLDASAATQKAHEGIRIDQIGTGSTAKGLGETLGEDFEKAELISLPLTLLILLVVFGAIIAAGVPVLLAMSCVGAAIGLSTLASHVLPETSAVGNVILLMGMAVGVDYSLFYLKREREERHKGASHLDAIEIAAETSGHTVVVSGTTVIVSMAGLYLAQEATFASLATGSIIVVAVAVLASLTVLPALLAKLGRWVDRPKVPLLWRLTMRSGESRLWPVLLRPALVRPVLTLVVSVGALLALALPALDMKLKQPGSDDLSRDIPVVRAMDRLTAAFPSKGTVHQVAVRAPAERAGDVEAALRTLLDRTGGQELFAHDRTPTIRASADKRVHTVAVGTPHSPRSEGARHSLELLRAWVPRAIAPVQDAESAVGGKVAQGVDFTGHLEDRMPWVVGFVLLLTFATMAVIFRSLAVALSAILLNLLSAAASFGVLVAVFQNTWAEGVLDFHSSGAVVSWLPLFLFVVLFGLSMDYHVFVVSRIREAALDGADVRAAVRDGITRSAGVVTSAAIVMVAVFAVFGTLSMVEFKQLGVGLAAAILLDAVVIRVFVLPALMTALGRWNWWPGGLAATRRRGRHAAEADDDTRQLRLPQPGPVPVGAGPNPEKQGYGQGTGCRSEHER; from the coding sequence GGGTGGTCTTCGTCGCTCTCTGTCTCTTCCTGGGCGGAGCCGCCGGCACGAACAAGATCAGCGACGAGGAGTCCGGGGTCGGCGAATCCGGGCGCGCCGGCCGGATCACCGCCTCGGGGCACTTCACCGAGAAGCCCGAGGAGAACGTCCTCATCACCGCCGCCCACGGCGGGAAGGTGGACGTCGCCACCGCGCGGCAGGCGGCCGCGGAACTCACCGGGAGGATGAGGGCCCTGCCCGAGGTGGAGAGCGTCGGCACCGCCTTCCCCTCCCCCGACGGCACGGCCCTGCTGCTCCCGGTGACGATGACGGGCGACACCGAGAACGCCGACACCCGGGTCCAGCCGCTCCTCGACGCGAGCGCGGCCACCCAGAAGGCCCACGAGGGCATCCGGATCGACCAGATCGGTACCGGCTCCACCGCGAAGGGACTCGGCGAGACCCTGGGCGAGGACTTCGAGAAGGCCGAGCTGATCAGCCTTCCGCTGACCCTGCTGATCCTGCTCGTCGTCTTCGGCGCGATCATCGCCGCAGGTGTCCCCGTGCTGCTCGCCATGTCCTGCGTCGGCGCCGCGATCGGCCTGTCGACCCTCGCCTCGCACGTCCTGCCGGAGACCAGCGCGGTCGGCAACGTCATCCTGCTCATGGGAATGGCCGTCGGCGTCGACTACTCGCTCTTCTACCTCAAGCGGGAGCGCGAGGAACGCCACAAGGGCGCCTCGCACCTCGACGCCATCGAGATCGCCGCCGAGACCTCCGGACACACCGTCGTGGTCTCCGGCACCACCGTCATCGTCTCCATGGCCGGTCTCTACCTCGCCCAGGAGGCCACCTTCGCCTCCCTGGCCACCGGGTCGATCATCGTCGTGGCCGTCGCCGTCCTGGCCTCGCTGACCGTGCTCCCGGCGCTCCTCGCCAAGCTCGGCCGCTGGGTCGACCGGCCGAAGGTGCCGCTCCTGTGGCGGCTCACCATGCGCTCCGGCGAGTCCCGGCTCTGGCCCGTGCTGCTGCGCCCCGCACTCGTACGGCCCGTGCTCACCCTGGTGGTCTCCGTCGGCGCCCTGCTCGCCCTCGCCCTGCCCGCCCTCGACATGAAGCTGAAGCAGCCCGGCTCCGACGACCTGTCGCGTGACATCCCGGTCGTCCGGGCCATGGACCGGCTGACCGCCGCCTTCCCCAGCAAGGGCACCGTGCACCAGGTGGCCGTACGGGCCCCGGCCGAGCGGGCCGGTGACGTGGAGGCCGCGCTCAGGACCCTGCTGGACCGCACCGGGGGCCAGGAGCTGTTCGCCCACGACCGGACGCCCACGATCCGCGCGTCGGCCGACAAGCGCGTCCACACCGTTGCCGTCGGAACGCCGCACTCGCCCAGGAGCGAGGGGGCGCGGCACTCCCTCGAACTGCTGCGGGCCTGGGTGCCCCGGGCGATCGCACCCGTCCAGGACGCCGAGAGCGCGGTCGGCGGCAAGGTCGCCCAAGGGGTCGACTTCACCGGCCACCTGGAGGACCGGATGCCGTGGGTGGTCGGCTTCGTCCTGCTGCTGACCTTCGCCACCATGGCCGTCATCTTCCGCTCGCTCGCCGTGGCGCTCTCCGCGATCCTCCTGAACCTGCTGTCGGCGGCCGCGTCCTTCGGTGTCCTCGTCGCGGTCTTCCAGAACACCTGGGCCGAGGGCGTGCTCGACTTCCACAGCTCGGGGGCGGTCGTCTCCTGGCTGCCGCTCTTCCTGTTCGTCGTCCTCTTCGGACTCTCGATGGACTACCACGTGTTCGTCGTGAGCCGGATCCGCGAGGCGGCCCTCGACGGCGCCGACGTCCGCGCCGCCGTCCGCGACGGCATCACCCGCTCCGCCGGCGTCGTCACCAGCGCGGCGATCGTCATGGTGGCCGTATTCGCCGTCTTCGGGACGCTCAGCATGGTGGAGTTCAAGCAGCTGGGCGTCGGCCTGGCGGCGGCGATCCTGCTGGACGCCGTCGTGATCCGCGTCTTCGTCCTGCCGGCCCTGATGACGGCCCTCGGCCGGTGGAACTGGTGGCCGGGCGGCCTCGCCGCCACACGACGACGCGGCCGGCACGCGGCCGAAGCGGACGACGACACCCGGCAGCTGCGGCTGCCGCAGCCGGGGCCTGTGCCGGTGGGTGCGGGGCCGAACCCCGAGAAGCAGGGGTACGGCCAGGGGACGGGCTGTCGGAGCGAACACGAGCGGTAG